In Xenopus tropicalis strain Nigerian chromosome 5, UCB_Xtro_10.0, whole genome shotgun sequence, one genomic interval encodes:
- the LOC549052 gene encoding solute carrier family 19, member 3 (The RefSeq protein has 1 substitution compared to this genomic sequence): MAGCCKEYAGGWKYPTFFLCLYGLCANLRAVEPFIAAYLIGPHHNLTAEQVTTSVFPVWTYSYLAALIPVFLLTDYLRYKPVIIMQGLGMSISLLLLLLTHGVPAMQVMEFFYAIFTACDPAYYAYIYSVVDTAHYQRVTGYCRSITLVGVTLGAIIGQMLVSLAGVSYVYLNVISLTSTSVAFLFSLFLPMPSSSMFVHRKMAGDTTNILSQELESPHSEQTQSATGTETENKSTGSNKFLQVLWRLGKEMKECYSSMKILYWSLWWAFATAGYTQVINYVQILWEHVAPSEKFSIYNGRAAHEFQHLHSEAWACTRCEEFGMCLIHHTSVQKEGVIVLEVYNKLRHQFFI; the protein is encoded by the exons ATGGCAGGGTGCTGCAAGGAATACGCAGGTGGCTGGAAATATCCCACGTTTCTTCTCTGCCTCTATGGACTTTGTGCTAATTTGAGAGCTGTGGAACCATTCATTGCTGCATATCTTATAGGACCGCACCACAATCTAACAGCTGAACAG GTGACAACTTCTGTGTTTCCAGTATGGACCTACAGCTACCTGGCAGCACTGATTCCTGTGTTCCTGCTAACAGATTACCTGCGTTACAAACCAGTCATAATCATGCAAGGACTCGGAATGAGCATCTCATTGCTTTTATTACTGCTTACCCATGGTGTTCCTGCTATGCAAGTGATGGAGTTTTTCTATGCCATATTTACTGCCTGTGATCCAGCTTACTATGCCTACATCTACAGTGTGGTTGACACAGCACATTATCAGAGGGTGACTGGTTACTGCCGGAGCATAACACTGGTTGGTGTTACACTTGGTGCCATAATTGGACAAATGCTAGTGTCCTTGGCTGGGGTGTCATACGTCTATCTCAACGTTATTTCACTGACGTCAACCTCAGTGGCTTTTTTGTTCTCTTTGTTCCTTCCTATGCCCAGTAGCAGTATGTTTGTTCACAGGAAGATGGCCGGAGACACTACAAATATATTATCCCAAGAGCTAGAATCTCCCCATTCAGAGCAAACACAAAGTGCCACTGGCACAGAAACTGAGAACAAGAGTACGGGCAGTAATAAATTCCTCCAGGTACTTTGGCGCCTGGGTAAAGAAATGAAAGAGTGTTACTCCTCTATGAAGATCTTGTACTGGTCCTTGTGGTGGGCCTTTGCCACAGCCGGATATACCCAAGTAATAAATTATGTGCAGATTCTATGGGAACACGTGGCACCTTCTGAGAAATTTTCTATATACAATGGG AGAGCTGCACATGAATTCCAGCACCTACACAGTGAAGCTTGGGCCTGTACTAGGTGTGAGGAGTTTGGGATGTGTCTCATACATCATACAAGTGTTCAGAAAGAAGGTGTCATAGTGTTAGAAGTTTACAATAAACTCAGACACCAGTTTTTCATATAG